A region of Toxorhynchites rutilus septentrionalis strain SRP chromosome 1, ASM2978413v1, whole genome shotgun sequence DNA encodes the following proteins:
- the LOC129774662 gene encoding alpha-protein kinase 1 isoform X1 translates to MSESISLELQSTLLLETLRQTPDVQEHDMDSGRGALIAGDGNMKGTSSSSLSSSADGGGGIGASSSDGNSEKNGLEAMDPAILSSTICSDSESSSAANGKMSDRKRYTANQLLALRNVDLSKKRPILHDHIIGGSAAEKRFNIIATLLKPASCPCDEHKNGLLGNYGRNRVVYSSTNNNSGTSGANGNGPGNGGVSGGNNTGRVEMRRSGGLDLRDPKDRLRKEDGIVLSPQRRSFNMGCQMPAAPTSGTSNLTIGGGLLRPERDILSGRERRIGSGRILSRDVSWDYRPDKDMPESNDYRASNNLPFRENRDRDARDSREREPRETRDSRDSRERNERDKDFRKDFDRDREERFERRPLNRDYDRNDKESRNVRMGSRYSTPYGLNNDSHGGSSHHSNSYSSNSHYHSNYHDRRRQYDNGRDEEPEWFSEPTSQSDTIELRGFDDPVSEEETKPDKSNKREDSKHDLPNVKSSVKDSKRPPSSLQNDKNNNPKSNQSSLSNGVVESNTDKANIGSSLTPVDASQQDRTPGDGSSESSTKSAIGSTINSNASTVGQPKIANDDFNFEDFLKLDTLPSNLLYPDLPSKESGSTGSRFSQWFRQDNAPQQPQQTEQQQKPQTNPPFDSRRSSLQEEINNMINDFSSTGLDDHIPDSNSNKYFAPISPAASTSSNSLLELFQRSEKRHQQQQQQREKEPQHMQQPAQHPHSQSMMAHHPIIQHQQQQQQQQQQQQHHQQMQNRNLQQMLGVTGGSNASNHGPLGPIPVAPNVGQIHSVEELEARFRQNDVDSSSRNGTNAIPSIPRLITPSSSGNGIPSNSDQQQEMNAFKKLLAQISESPHGQHAHNSQPPPGAHPHHHPHAQPHPVNMLHHQQQQQNELLQKMLHLNQIHHPANDVRQAEILKRPEAQALLHGVARGEVSQHNLWQQLANPATAQPHREILSSVLSTINTSPRVVSPNILIQPSPGAVPILPQAAVPPAAAVAAAAAAGNANLLFQHHSKQQMRLSPLPNGIPQRIPSPRELQFHTQSIMQNALIRKKLEEQRENYRKRQEQQQQQQQQQQQNRSQPEVSSVSSSAAPSATTTATSTGANSTAVSSGGQTSNSIMTIASSSSSNITPTAVSISVASPAKQNPPSHSHSQHTSSPTPLAFTPTSVLRKMTAEKESEPLSSASTINAQQNERPLNQNIMVNNLLNQQQQQQPQPRNLNALIGQHPPAHPSSNQQQGQQGPPPQLPHHHGGLGSSVHHPNAIAPPQMPHQPPPQPPQQQQPLQPNPQQMRGNPQPPGMAGGIPWNLKQPHPGPQIPHMPKPQGRPILKGGNAPQPQQPPQQPPHPASMSQMPFSSNMDFQQQMQQFQSRSGNPILGSHQSLPQQQQPQPPQQQQQQPHNQHPNQMNPHLQQLLQQRQQQQQRAIRNQHMQQIPPSFRMGPQQQPPQTPQGGGPGQHPHQSQPPQGGAGIINYNRDGGLSPTSNQLARWFSPELLAQASAGKLPSLNIGQAMSLEEFERNMQHSSATVHN, encoded by the exons ATGTCAGAATCAATAAGCCTAGAGTTGCAGTCAACATTACTTCTGGAGACGTTGCGTCAAACTCCCGATGTGCAAGAACATGACATGGACAGTGGTAGAGGTGCGTTAATTGCTGGAGATGGTAATATGAAAGGCACTTCGAGTTCTTCGCTTTCGTCATCAGCAGACGGTGGAGGTGGTATCGGGGCTAGTAGCTCTGACGGCAATAGCGAGAAAAATGGGTTGGAGGCGATGGATCCTGCTATTTTATCATCTACGATCTGTTCGGATAGTGAATCTTCGTCCGCTGCAAACGGCAAAATGTCTGATCGGAAGCGATACACGGCGAACCAGCTGCTAGCGCTACGCAATGTTGACCTTTCCAAAAAGAGGCcaattttacacgaccacataATTGGGGGCTCTGCTGCGGAGAAACGTTTCAACATAATAGCGACGCTATTGAAACCAGCATCGTGTCCGTGTGATGAGCATAAGAATGGTCTTCTGGGTAATTATGGGAGAAATCGTGTCGTTTATTCATCAACTAATAATAACTCCGGGACGAGTGGTGCTAATGGAAACGGTCCCGGGAACGGCGGCGTGAGTGGTGGGAATAATACCGGACGAGTCGAAATGCGACGTTCGGGAGGTTTGGATTTGCGCGACCCGAAAGATCGTTTGCGTAAGGAGGATGGAATTGTCCTCTCACCCCAACGACGCTCGTTCAATATGGGCTGTCAAATGCCTGCTGCTCCTACTTCCGGCACTAGTAATCTAACCATTGGCGGTGGTCTGTTGCGTCCAGAACGTGACATCCTGAGCGGACGGGAGAGACGAATTGGAAGTGGTAGAATCTTATCACGGGATGTCTCCTGGGATTACCGTCCGGATAAGGACATGCCGGAAAGCAACGATTATCGCGCCTCGAATAACCTGCCATTTCGAGAAAATAGGGATCGAGATGCACGCGATTCGCGTGAACGAGAACCACGAGAAACCCGAGATTCTCGAGATTCTCGAGAACGAAATGAACGCGATAAAGATTTCCGCAAAGATTTTGACCGTGATCGTGAGGAACGTTTTGAGCGGCGGCCACTCAATCGGGATTACGACCGCAATGATAAGGAATCTCGCAATGTTCGGATGGGATCTCGTTATTCTACTCCGTACGGTTTGAATAATGATTCTCATGGAGGCAGTAGCCATCATTCCAATAGTTATTCTTCCAACAGCCATTACCATTCCAACTATCACGATCGTCGTCGGCAGTATGACAATGGTCGAGATGAGGAACCGGAATGGTTCAGTGAGCCAACGTCTCAGTCGGATACTATCGAACTGCGAGGCTTTGACGATCCCGTTTCGGAAGAGGAAACTAAACCAGACAAGAGCAACAAGCGCGAAGATTCCAAACATGATCTCCCGAATGTGAAATCCTCCGTGAAGGATTCCAAACGTCCACCGTCGTCACTTCAAAACGACAAAAACAATAACCCAAAATCAAACCAATCATCGTTGTCCAATGGAGTGGTAGAGTCAAACACTGACAAAGCTAACATCGGTTCGTCGCTCACTCCGGTCGACGCGTCTCAACAAGATCGAACGCCTGGCGATGGCTCCAGTGAAAGCTCCACGAAGTCAGCTATAGGTTCGACTATTAACAGTAACGCGAGCACCGTTGGACAACCTAAGATTGCGAACGACGATTTCAACTTTGAGGACTTCCTGAAACTTGACACGCTACCGAGTAATTTGTTATAT CCGGACTTACCCAGCAAAGAGAGCGGTAGCACTGGATCCCGATTTTCACAGTGGTTTCGCCAGGATAACGCTCCTCAGCAACCACAGCAAACTGAGCAGCAGCAAAAGCCGCAGACGAATCCACCCTTCGACAGCCGCCGTTCCTCACTGCAGGAAGAGATAAACAACATGATTAACGACTTCAGCTCCACTGGACTAGATGACCACATTCCGGATTCGAATTCGAACAAATATTTTGCCCCAATTTCTCCGGCCGCAAGTACTTCTTCCAACTCGTTGCTGGAATTGTTCCAGCGCAGCGAAAAGCgccatcagcagcagcaacagcagagaGAAAAAGAACCCCAACATATGCAGCAGCCAGCTCAACATCCGCATTCTCAGTCAATGATGGCTCATCATCCAATAATCCAacatcaacagcagcaacaacaacaacaacaacagcagcaacatcaTCAACAAATGCAGAATCGCAACCTTCAGCAGATGCTCGGTGTGACAGGTGGATCAAACGCAAGCAACCATGGCCCCCTGGGTCCCATTCCAGTTGCACCTAACGTTGGTCAAATTCATAGCGTTGAGGAGCTGGAAGCTCGCTTCCGGCAGAATGATGTTGATAGCAGCTCTCGCAATGGTACGAATGCAATTCCGTCCATTCCACGGTTGATAACACCATCATCATCGGGCAACGGAATTCCATCTAACTCTGATCAACAGCAGGAAATGAACGCCTTCAAAAAACTTTTGGCGCAAATCTCGGAAAGTCCACATGGTCAGCATGCACACAATTCTCAGCCCCCTCCCGGAGCACATCCACATCATCACCCGCATGCACAACCACATCCCGTCAATATGTTGcaccaccagcagcagcagcaaaatgaGTTGCTCCAGAAAATGTTGCATCTCAATCAAATCCATCATCCGGCCAACGATGTTCGTCAGGCGGAAATTCTAAAACGCCCGGAAGCACAAGCACTTCTGCATGGTGTTGCTCGCGGCGAAGTCTCCCAGCACAATTTGTGGCAGCAGCTGGCTAATCCTGCCACCGCTCAACCTCATCGCGAAATTCTTTCCTCTGTACTTAGCACCATCAATACCAGCCCTCGTGTTGTTTCGCCGAATATTCTGATCCAGCCTAGCCCGGGAGCGGTTCCGATTTTACCACAGGCCGCTGTTCCACCTGCTGCGGCTGTGGCAGCCGCTGCTGCAGCCGGTAATGCAAATCTTCTGTTTCAGCATCACTCCAAGCAGCAGATGCGCCTGTCTCCGCTACCCAATGGAATACCCCAGAGAATTCCATCTCCCCGGGAACTGCAGTTCCACACTCAGTCAATTATGCAAAATGCTTTGATTCGCAAGAAACTAGAAGAACAGCGTGAAAATTATCGCAAACGCCaagaacagcaacaacaacaacagcagcagcaacaacaaaatCG CAGTCAACCCGAAGTTAGTTCAGTTTCCTCTTCTGCGGCTCCCTCAGCAACGACTACAGCAACATCCACCGGAGCAAATTCCACGGCCGTTTCATCCGGCGGGCAAACGAGCAATTCGATAATGACAATTGCTTCGTCGTCATCATCAAATATAACTCCAACAGCAGTGTCCATTTCAGTCGCTTCGCCAGCTAAACAAAACCCTCCTTCACATTCCCATTCCCAGCACACCTCGTCTCCTACCCCGCTGGCGTTCACTCCAACCTCGGTACTGCGCAAGATGACCGCCGAAAAGGAGAGTGAACCACTGTCGTCTGCCAGCACCATAAACGCTCAACAGAACGAACGTCCGCTGAACCAGAACATTATGGTGAACAACCTCTTGaatcaacagcaacaacaacagccccAACCAAGAAACCTGAACGCTCTCATTGGCCAACATCCACCTGCGCATCCATCGTCGAATCAGCAGCAGGGACAACAGGGACCGCCTCCACAGCTGCCACATCATCATGGTGGTCTCGGTTCATCGGTCCATCACCCGAATGCGATTGCGCCTCCGCAAATGCCACATCAGCCACCACCACAACCAccccaacaacaacagccgctGCAGCCAAATCCACAGCAAATGCGCGGCAATCCACAGCCGCCGGGAATGGCTGGTGGCATTCCCTGGAATCTGAAGCAACCGCACCCGGGCCCACAGATTCCCCACATGCCAAAGCCCCAGGGAAGGCCAATCTTGAAAG gtggaaatgCCCCTCAGCCGCAGCAGCCGCCACAACAACCACCGCATCCAGCATCGATGTCGCAGATGCCTTTCAGCTCGAACATGGACTTCCAACAGCAAATGCAGCAATTCCAGAGCCGAAGTGGCAATCCGATTCTCGGATCCCATCAGTCCCTCCCACAGCAGCAACAACCGCAGCcaccacagcagcagcagcagcaaccccACAACCAACATCCGAACCAGATGAATCCGCATCTGCAGCAACTGCTCCAGCAGcgtcaacagcaacagcagcgcgCTATTCGTAACCAACATATGCAACAAATTCCACCCTCCTTCAGGATGGGCCCCCAGCAGCAACCACCGCAAACACCACAGGGCGGAGGCCCAGGCCAGCATCCCCACCAGAGCCAGCCCCCACAGGGTGGTGCCGGGATAATTAACTACAATCGTGATGGTGGTCTATCGCCCACCAGTAATCAACTCGCACGTTGGTTTTCACCGGAACTTCTCGCGCAGGCATCGGCCGGCAAGCTACCCTCGCTGAACATTGGACAGGCAATGAGCCTGGAAGAATTCGAACGCAACATGCAACACTCGTCGGCAACCGTGCACAACTGA
- the LOC129774662 gene encoding alpha-protein kinase 1 isoform X2 yields MSESISLELQSTLLLETLRQTPDVQEHDMDSGRGALIAGDGNMKGTSSSSLSSSADGGGGIGASSSDGNSEKNGLEAMDPAILSSTICSDSESSSAANGKMSDRKRYTANQLLALRNVDLSKKRPILHDHIIGGSAAEKRFNIIATLLKPASCPCDEHKNGLLGNYGRNRVVYSSTNNNSGTSGANGNGPGNGGVSGGNNTGRVEMRRSGGLDLRDPKDRLRKEDGIVLSPQRRSFNMGCQMPAAPTSGTSNLTIGGGLLRPERDILSGRERRIGSGRILSRDVSWDYRPDKDMPESNDYRASNNLPFRENRDRDARDSREREPRETRDSRDSRERNERDKDFRKDFDRDREERFERRPLNRDYDRNDKESRNVRMGSRYSTPYGLNNDSHGGSSHHSNSYSSNSHYHSNYHDRRRQYDNGRDEEPEWFSEPTSQSDTIELRGFDDPVSEEETKPDKSNKREDSKHDLPNVKSSVKDSKRPPSSLQNDKNNNPKSNQSSLSNGVVESNTDKANIGSSLTPVDASQQDRTPGDGSSESSTKSAIGSTINSNASTVGQPKIANDDFNFEDFLKLDTLPSNLLYPDLPSKESGSTGSRFSQWFRQDNAPQQPQQTEQQQKPQTNPPFDSRRSSLQEEINNMINDFSSTGLDDHIPDSNSNKYFAPISPAASTSSNSLLELFQRSEKRHQQQQQQREKEPQHMQQPAQHPHSQSMMAHHPIIQHQQQQQQQQQQQQHHQQMQNRNLQQMLGVTGGSNASNHGPLGPIPVAPNVGQIHSVEELEARFRQNDVDSSSRNGTNAIPSIPRLITPSSSGNGIPSNSDQQQEMNAFKKLLAQISESPHGQHAHNSQPPPGAHPHHHPHAQPHPVNMLHHQQQQQNELLQKMLHLNQIHHPANDVRQAEILKRPEAQALLHGVARGEVSQHNLWQQLANPATAQPHREILSSVLSTINTSPRVVSPNILIQPSPGAVPILPQAAVPPAAAVAAAAAAGNANLLFQHHSKQQMRLSPLPNGIPQRIPSPRELQFHTQSIMQNALIRKKLEEQRENYRKRQEQQQQQQQQQQQNRQPEVSSVSSSAAPSATTTATSTGANSTAVSSGGQTSNSIMTIASSSSSNITPTAVSISVASPAKQNPPSHSHSQHTSSPTPLAFTPTSVLRKMTAEKESEPLSSASTINAQQNERPLNQNIMVNNLLNQQQQQQPQPRNLNALIGQHPPAHPSSNQQQGQQGPPPQLPHHHGGLGSSVHHPNAIAPPQMPHQPPPQPPQQQQPLQPNPQQMRGNPQPPGMAGGIPWNLKQPHPGPQIPHMPKPQGRPILKGGNAPQPQQPPQQPPHPASMSQMPFSSNMDFQQQMQQFQSRSGNPILGSHQSLPQQQQPQPPQQQQQQPHNQHPNQMNPHLQQLLQQRQQQQQRAIRNQHMQQIPPSFRMGPQQQPPQTPQGGGPGQHPHQSQPPQGGAGIINYNRDGGLSPTSNQLARWFSPELLAQASAGKLPSLNIGQAMSLEEFERNMQHSSATVHN; encoded by the exons ATGTCAGAATCAATAAGCCTAGAGTTGCAGTCAACATTACTTCTGGAGACGTTGCGTCAAACTCCCGATGTGCAAGAACATGACATGGACAGTGGTAGAGGTGCGTTAATTGCTGGAGATGGTAATATGAAAGGCACTTCGAGTTCTTCGCTTTCGTCATCAGCAGACGGTGGAGGTGGTATCGGGGCTAGTAGCTCTGACGGCAATAGCGAGAAAAATGGGTTGGAGGCGATGGATCCTGCTATTTTATCATCTACGATCTGTTCGGATAGTGAATCTTCGTCCGCTGCAAACGGCAAAATGTCTGATCGGAAGCGATACACGGCGAACCAGCTGCTAGCGCTACGCAATGTTGACCTTTCCAAAAAGAGGCcaattttacacgaccacataATTGGGGGCTCTGCTGCGGAGAAACGTTTCAACATAATAGCGACGCTATTGAAACCAGCATCGTGTCCGTGTGATGAGCATAAGAATGGTCTTCTGGGTAATTATGGGAGAAATCGTGTCGTTTATTCATCAACTAATAATAACTCCGGGACGAGTGGTGCTAATGGAAACGGTCCCGGGAACGGCGGCGTGAGTGGTGGGAATAATACCGGACGAGTCGAAATGCGACGTTCGGGAGGTTTGGATTTGCGCGACCCGAAAGATCGTTTGCGTAAGGAGGATGGAATTGTCCTCTCACCCCAACGACGCTCGTTCAATATGGGCTGTCAAATGCCTGCTGCTCCTACTTCCGGCACTAGTAATCTAACCATTGGCGGTGGTCTGTTGCGTCCAGAACGTGACATCCTGAGCGGACGGGAGAGACGAATTGGAAGTGGTAGAATCTTATCACGGGATGTCTCCTGGGATTACCGTCCGGATAAGGACATGCCGGAAAGCAACGATTATCGCGCCTCGAATAACCTGCCATTTCGAGAAAATAGGGATCGAGATGCACGCGATTCGCGTGAACGAGAACCACGAGAAACCCGAGATTCTCGAGATTCTCGAGAACGAAATGAACGCGATAAAGATTTCCGCAAAGATTTTGACCGTGATCGTGAGGAACGTTTTGAGCGGCGGCCACTCAATCGGGATTACGACCGCAATGATAAGGAATCTCGCAATGTTCGGATGGGATCTCGTTATTCTACTCCGTACGGTTTGAATAATGATTCTCATGGAGGCAGTAGCCATCATTCCAATAGTTATTCTTCCAACAGCCATTACCATTCCAACTATCACGATCGTCGTCGGCAGTATGACAATGGTCGAGATGAGGAACCGGAATGGTTCAGTGAGCCAACGTCTCAGTCGGATACTATCGAACTGCGAGGCTTTGACGATCCCGTTTCGGAAGAGGAAACTAAACCAGACAAGAGCAACAAGCGCGAAGATTCCAAACATGATCTCCCGAATGTGAAATCCTCCGTGAAGGATTCCAAACGTCCACCGTCGTCACTTCAAAACGACAAAAACAATAACCCAAAATCAAACCAATCATCGTTGTCCAATGGAGTGGTAGAGTCAAACACTGACAAAGCTAACATCGGTTCGTCGCTCACTCCGGTCGACGCGTCTCAACAAGATCGAACGCCTGGCGATGGCTCCAGTGAAAGCTCCACGAAGTCAGCTATAGGTTCGACTATTAACAGTAACGCGAGCACCGTTGGACAACCTAAGATTGCGAACGACGATTTCAACTTTGAGGACTTCCTGAAACTTGACACGCTACCGAGTAATTTGTTATAT CCGGACTTACCCAGCAAAGAGAGCGGTAGCACTGGATCCCGATTTTCACAGTGGTTTCGCCAGGATAACGCTCCTCAGCAACCACAGCAAACTGAGCAGCAGCAAAAGCCGCAGACGAATCCACCCTTCGACAGCCGCCGTTCCTCACTGCAGGAAGAGATAAACAACATGATTAACGACTTCAGCTCCACTGGACTAGATGACCACATTCCGGATTCGAATTCGAACAAATATTTTGCCCCAATTTCTCCGGCCGCAAGTACTTCTTCCAACTCGTTGCTGGAATTGTTCCAGCGCAGCGAAAAGCgccatcagcagcagcaacagcagagaGAAAAAGAACCCCAACATATGCAGCAGCCAGCTCAACATCCGCATTCTCAGTCAATGATGGCTCATCATCCAATAATCCAacatcaacagcagcaacaacaacaacaacaacagcagcaacatcaTCAACAAATGCAGAATCGCAACCTTCAGCAGATGCTCGGTGTGACAGGTGGATCAAACGCAAGCAACCATGGCCCCCTGGGTCCCATTCCAGTTGCACCTAACGTTGGTCAAATTCATAGCGTTGAGGAGCTGGAAGCTCGCTTCCGGCAGAATGATGTTGATAGCAGCTCTCGCAATGGTACGAATGCAATTCCGTCCATTCCACGGTTGATAACACCATCATCATCGGGCAACGGAATTCCATCTAACTCTGATCAACAGCAGGAAATGAACGCCTTCAAAAAACTTTTGGCGCAAATCTCGGAAAGTCCACATGGTCAGCATGCACACAATTCTCAGCCCCCTCCCGGAGCACATCCACATCATCACCCGCATGCACAACCACATCCCGTCAATATGTTGcaccaccagcagcagcagcaaaatgaGTTGCTCCAGAAAATGTTGCATCTCAATCAAATCCATCATCCGGCCAACGATGTTCGTCAGGCGGAAATTCTAAAACGCCCGGAAGCACAAGCACTTCTGCATGGTGTTGCTCGCGGCGAAGTCTCCCAGCACAATTTGTGGCAGCAGCTGGCTAATCCTGCCACCGCTCAACCTCATCGCGAAATTCTTTCCTCTGTACTTAGCACCATCAATACCAGCCCTCGTGTTGTTTCGCCGAATATTCTGATCCAGCCTAGCCCGGGAGCGGTTCCGATTTTACCACAGGCCGCTGTTCCACCTGCTGCGGCTGTGGCAGCCGCTGCTGCAGCCGGTAATGCAAATCTTCTGTTTCAGCATCACTCCAAGCAGCAGATGCGCCTGTCTCCGCTACCCAATGGAATACCCCAGAGAATTCCATCTCCCCGGGAACTGCAGTTCCACACTCAGTCAATTATGCAAAATGCTTTGATTCGCAAGAAACTAGAAGAACAGCGTGAAAATTATCGCAAACGCCaagaacagcaacaacaacaacagcagcagcaacaacaaaatCG TCAACCCGAAGTTAGTTCAGTTTCCTCTTCTGCGGCTCCCTCAGCAACGACTACAGCAACATCCACCGGAGCAAATTCCACGGCCGTTTCATCCGGCGGGCAAACGAGCAATTCGATAATGACAATTGCTTCGTCGTCATCATCAAATATAACTCCAACAGCAGTGTCCATTTCAGTCGCTTCGCCAGCTAAACAAAACCCTCCTTCACATTCCCATTCCCAGCACACCTCGTCTCCTACCCCGCTGGCGTTCACTCCAACCTCGGTACTGCGCAAGATGACCGCCGAAAAGGAGAGTGAACCACTGTCGTCTGCCAGCACCATAAACGCTCAACAGAACGAACGTCCGCTGAACCAGAACATTATGGTGAACAACCTCTTGaatcaacagcaacaacaacagccccAACCAAGAAACCTGAACGCTCTCATTGGCCAACATCCACCTGCGCATCCATCGTCGAATCAGCAGCAGGGACAACAGGGACCGCCTCCACAGCTGCCACATCATCATGGTGGTCTCGGTTCATCGGTCCATCACCCGAATGCGATTGCGCCTCCGCAAATGCCACATCAGCCACCACCACAACCAccccaacaacaacagccgctGCAGCCAAATCCACAGCAAATGCGCGGCAATCCACAGCCGCCGGGAATGGCTGGTGGCATTCCCTGGAATCTGAAGCAACCGCACCCGGGCCCACAGATTCCCCACATGCCAAAGCCCCAGGGAAGGCCAATCTTGAAAG gtggaaatgCCCCTCAGCCGCAGCAGCCGCCACAACAACCACCGCATCCAGCATCGATGTCGCAGATGCCTTTCAGCTCGAACATGGACTTCCAACAGCAAATGCAGCAATTCCAGAGCCGAAGTGGCAATCCGATTCTCGGATCCCATCAGTCCCTCCCACAGCAGCAACAACCGCAGCcaccacagcagcagcagcagcaaccccACAACCAACATCCGAACCAGATGAATCCGCATCTGCAGCAACTGCTCCAGCAGcgtcaacagcaacagcagcgcgCTATTCGTAACCAACATATGCAACAAATTCCACCCTCCTTCAGGATGGGCCCCCAGCAGCAACCACCGCAAACACCACAGGGCGGAGGCCCAGGCCAGCATCCCCACCAGAGCCAGCCCCCACAGGGTGGTGCCGGGATAATTAACTACAATCGTGATGGTGGTCTATCGCCCACCAGTAATCAACTCGCACGTTGGTTTTCACCGGAACTTCTCGCGCAGGCATCGGCCGGCAAGCTACCCTCGCTGAACATTGGACAGGCAATGAGCCTGGAAGAATTCGAACGCAACATGCAACACTCGTCGGCAACCGTGCACAACTGA